One stretch of Bacillus spongiae DNA includes these proteins:
- a CDS encoding GDSL-type esterase/lipase family protein yields MSKILKKWMVQVVIILFLTGCSSNQANAFLTTKQVSLLPKQEIPANFFPRELKVVSIGDSLTQGIGDSTNSGGYIPHLTQSFNSLKEIKSTEFINLGKKGLKTSGLLKQLEDSSVREEIEMADIVMITIGGNDLMSVIKRNFTSLTLELFSTESSLYQERLTTVLTKIRHINQDAGIVLIGIYNPFLFLFSKVPETESILKDWNAVSERTVINSVENAFFVNIADLFMNIEEKLLSDDFFHPNDLGYQRISERVFEFLSKGNRFETLIENSLIKNEE; encoded by the coding sequence GTGAGTAAAATTTTGAAGAAATGGATGGTTCAAGTTGTCATAATCCTGTTTTTAACAGGATGTTCATCTAATCAAGCAAACGCATTTCTGACTACAAAACAAGTTAGTTTACTTCCAAAGCAAGAAATTCCCGCTAATTTTTTTCCTAGGGAGTTAAAAGTCGTTTCAATCGGTGATTCGCTAACCCAAGGAATTGGAGATAGCACGAATAGTGGAGGATATATTCCACATTTAACGCAATCATTTAATAGCTTAAAGGAGATAAAAAGTACGGAATTTATAAATTTAGGAAAAAAAGGGCTGAAAACATCAGGCTTACTTAAGCAGCTAGAAGACTCAAGTGTTCGAGAAGAAATAGAAATGGCGGATATTGTCATGATTACCATCGGTGGAAATGATTTAATGTCTGTTATTAAAAGAAATTTTACTTCCTTAACATTAGAATTATTTTCAACTGAATCCTCTCTTTATCAGGAACGATTAACAACGGTTTTAACAAAAATTAGACATATTAATCAAGATGCCGGAATTGTATTAATTGGGATTTATAATCCTTTTTTGTTCCTTTTCTCAAAGGTTCCGGAAACAGAAAGTATTTTAAAAGACTGGAATGCTGTTAGTGAACGAACAGTAATTAATTCTGTTGAAAATGCGTTCTTTGTTAATATCGCTGACCTTTTTATGAACATAGAAGAGAAATTGCTATCAGATGACTTTTTTCATCCTAATGACCTTGGATACCAACGAATTAGTGAGAGAGTGTTTGAGTTTTTATCAAAGGGGAATAGATTTGAAACATTAATTGAAAATAGTCTGATCAAAAATGAGGAGTAA
- a CDS encoding YpmS family protein, translating into MKNRWKLAFFTLLVFVLIVLIVIFSFLFKPIEDDDIVYKQIDREKEDIPLELTTNKENLTNLIDLYINENHLNGPIDYSVKLTDQIELYGTMAVFTGSIDLKMTFEPQVLSNGDLILKQKTISLGTINLPVPYVLKFIRDSYKLPEWVKIQPNEESIYVALTEMKLKSGLSVHAKTFDLATDQISFMLYVSDKTVQP; encoded by the coding sequence ATGAAAAATAGGTGGAAATTAGCTTTTTTCACATTATTGGTTTTCGTGCTTATTGTCTTAATTGTGATATTTTCTTTCCTTTTTAAACCCATCGAGGATGATGACATTGTCTATAAGCAAATTGATAGGGAGAAAGAAGATATTCCTTTAGAATTGACGACCAATAAAGAAAATCTAACGAATTTGATCGATTTATATATAAATGAGAACCATTTAAATGGACCGATTGACTATTCAGTGAAGTTAACGGATCAAATTGAACTATATGGAACAATGGCCGTTTTCACTGGAAGTATCGATTTAAAAATGACGTTTGAACCTCAGGTATTAAGCAATGGCGATTTAATATTAAAACAGAAAACGATTTCTTTAGGGACGATTAATTTGCCCGTTCCTTATGTGTTGAAGTTTATTCGTGATTCATATAAATTGCCTGAATGGGTCAAAATTCAACCAAATGAAGAGTCCATTTACGTTGCATTGACAGAAATGAAATTAAAAAGTGGCTTAAGCGTGCATGCTAAAACATTTGATTTAGCCACGGATCAAATTTCATTTATGTTATATGTATCAGATAAGACCGTTCAACCTTAG
- the msrB gene encoding peptide-methionine (R)-S-oxide reductase MsrB: MNKNKEQLKTKLTPVQYEVTQNNGTEPAFRNEFYNHFEEGIYVDIVSGTPLFSSKDKFDAHCGWPSFSKGIKDEEIVEKKDFSHFMIRTEVRSKTADSHLGHVFDDGPKESGGLRYCINSAALRFIPKDRLEEEGYSEYKKMFD; the protein is encoded by the coding sequence GTGAATAAGAATAAAGAACAATTAAAAACAAAACTAACACCCGTGCAGTATGAAGTAACGCAAAACAACGGAACGGAACCGGCTTTTCGAAATGAATTTTATAATCATTTTGAAGAGGGAATATACGTCGATATTGTTTCTGGAACTCCGTTATTTAGTTCGAAAGATAAATTTGATGCCCATTGTGGCTGGCCGAGTTTTTCGAAAGGAATTAAAGACGAAGAAATCGTTGAAAAAAAGGATTTTAGCCATTTCATGATTCGAACAGAAGTGAGAAGTAAAACAGCAGATTCTCACCTTGGCCATGTATTTGATGATGGTCCAAAAGAATCAGGTGGACTTCGATATTGTATCAATTCTGCAGCATTGAGGTTCATTCCTAAAGATCGTCTTGAGGAAGAAGGGTATTCTGAATACAAAAAAATGTTTGATTGA
- a CDS encoding DegV family protein, with amino-acid sequence MTKIKIVTDSTADLSEKEIAENNIHVVPLSLSVDGENYLDRVDITPKDFIEKMKKSPELPKSSQPPVGTFLELYDELGKDGSHIISIHMTGKMSGTVRSAQSAADMSNSNVTVIDSLFISKGLAFQVMEAADMSKEGKDVEGIVNRLAEVRAATKLFVVVDTLDNLVKGGRIGKGKALLGSLLNIKPIASLEGAEYTPVTKVRSHSQVVKFLVKQLSEDIQGKTLKKIGLCHADGLELAKMLKDKIIKETGFDSFEIEETTPVISTHTGVGAIGFEYYAE; translated from the coding sequence ATGACTAAAATAAAAATAGTAACAGATTCAACCGCTGACTTATCAGAAAAGGAAATAGCCGAAAATAATATACACGTCGTTCCACTATCACTCTCTGTTGATGGTGAGAATTATTTAGATCGTGTCGATATTACGCCAAAAGACTTTATTGAAAAAATGAAAAAATCGCCTGAATTACCTAAGAGTTCTCAACCCCCAGTCGGCACCTTTTTAGAGCTATATGATGAGCTTGGCAAGGACGGAAGTCATATTATTTCCATACATATGACGGGGAAAATGAGTGGAACCGTTCGTTCAGCACAAAGTGCAGCTGACATGAGTAATAGTAATGTCACGGTTATTGATTCTTTATTCATTTCAAAAGGACTAGCATTTCAAGTAATGGAAGCAGCCGACATGAGTAAGGAAGGAAAAGATGTAGAAGGAATAGTAAATAGATTAGCTGAAGTTAGAGCTGCTACAAAACTATTTGTTGTTGTGGACACACTTGACAACCTCGTTAAAGGTGGAAGAATTGGAAAGGGAAAAGCATTACTCGGCTCACTATTAAACATTAAACCAATTGCCTCTTTAGAAGGTGCTGAATATACGCCAGTCACAAAAGTTAGAAGTCATTCGCAAGTAGTGAAATTTCTAGTCAAACAGTTATCAGAAGATATTCAAGGAAAAACGTTAAAGAAAATTGGACTTTGCCATGCAGATGGACTTGAACTAGCCAAAATGTTAAAAGATAAAATCATAAAAGAAACGGGCTTTGATTCTTTTGAGATTGAAGAAACGACGCCCGTCATTTCAACTCATACCGGAGTTGGCGCGATTGGGTTTGAATACTACGCAGAATAG
- the coaW gene encoding type II pantothenate kinase: MNYSSIGIDAGGTLVKMATLENSIMEKRTFPSSQMNEVVNWLSEYAPTAEICVTGGKHQLLAKQIMKPVTSIVEFDATCKGVQLLARQNNLLLEKQFILANIGTGTSIHHIVDGKQERIGGTGVGGGTLMGLAYLLSGIADYNQLVQTAAKGKRDGVDITVKDIFEGITPPIPENLTASNFGNVHRFMDRKPSEPDILASIIGLIAETVVTICCQAAHRFDTNSIVYIGSTFRSNLLLKEMIEEYTIMKEKKPIFLEDGEFSGAVGALLTLP, from the coding sequence ATGAATTATTCTAGCATTGGCATTGATGCCGGTGGAACACTTGTCAAAATGGCGACTCTAGAAAATAGCATCATGGAAAAAAGAACCTTCCCTTCCTCACAGATGAACGAGGTTGTTAATTGGCTTTCCGAGTATGCTCCAACTGCAGAAATCTGTGTCACTGGCGGAAAGCATCAATTACTAGCCAAACAAATAATGAAGCCTGTAACATCAATCGTCGAGTTTGATGCTACTTGCAAAGGGGTACAACTTTTAGCCCGCCAAAATAATCTCTTACTAGAAAAACAATTTATTTTAGCAAATATCGGAACAGGAACATCGATTCATCATATAGTTGATGGAAAACAAGAGAGAATCGGAGGAACTGGTGTTGGTGGAGGAACCTTAATGGGCCTAGCCTATTTATTATCCGGAATAGCTGATTATAACCAACTTGTACAAACAGCTGCAAAAGGAAAGAGAGATGGTGTTGATATTACAGTAAAGGATATTTTCGAAGGAATAACTCCCCCTATTCCAGAAAATCTTACAGCAAGTAACTTCGGAAATGTTCATCGCTTTATGGATAGAAAACCGTCAGAGCCTGATATACTGGCTTCCATTATAGGGCTCATTGCAGAGACGGTCGTCACCATTTGTTGTCAGGCAGCCCATCGTTTTGATACAAACTCTATCGTATACATAGGTTCAACCTTTCGTTCAAACCTACTCTTAAAAGAAATGATTGAAGAATACACGATTATGAAAGAAAAGAAACCAATCTTTTTGGAAGATGGCGAATTCAGTGGAGCTGTAGGAGCATTGCTAACTCTTCCTTGA
- a CDS encoding SOS response-associated peptidase: protein MCGRYTITIPPEEWSQLITIDEWSTEWEISYNVAPGQKVLSAIYYNSKVRAGPLHWGLIPKWSPKGAAPKPMINARGETLSTKVSFKSLVDKRRCVFMADSFFEWKRKGKERIPYRFQLENGEPFAFAGLWDAREEHGQKHSMGTIITTKANDVVQPIHDRMPVILDTKDKILNWLNVNIPFDQVSSLLTPLEDEKMEFYRVSNIVNSSQNNNEECIKQMFT from the coding sequence ATGTGTGGAAGGTATACAATTACTATCCCACCTGAGGAATGGAGTCAACTTATAACAATTGATGAATGGAGTACAGAGTGGGAAATCAGCTATAATGTAGCGCCAGGACAAAAGGTATTAAGTGCTATTTATTACAATTCAAAAGTAAGAGCTGGTCCTCTTCATTGGGGACTTATCCCAAAGTGGTCTCCAAAGGGAGCGGCACCAAAACCAATGATTAATGCAAGGGGTGAAACACTTTCAACAAAAGTAAGCTTTAAATCATTAGTCGATAAAAGGCGTTGTGTTTTTATGGCAGATAGTTTTTTTGAGTGGAAACGAAAGGGCAAAGAAAGAATACCTTATCGTTTTCAATTGGAAAATGGAGAACCCTTCGCTTTTGCCGGATTATGGGATGCGAGAGAGGAGCACGGACAAAAACATTCGATGGGGACTATTATTACTACGAAGGCAAATGATGTAGTTCAACCGATACATGATCGAATGCCCGTTATCCTAGATACAAAAGATAAGATTCTTAATTGGTTAAATGTGAATATTCCTTTTGACCAAGTTTCTTCTTTATTGACTCCACTAGAAGATGAGAAAATGGAGTTTTACAGAGTGTCCAATATCGTGAATAGCAGTCAAAATAATAATGAAGAATGTATTAAGCAAATGTTTACATAA
- the msrA gene encoding peptide-methionine (S)-S-oxide reductase MsrA: MVKPFDEQPGIQSVVSGYTGGEIENPTYEQVCTNLTGHYEAVQITFDPSIYPYAKLVETYWQLIDPTDPGGQFFDRGHSYKTAIFYHTEEQKQIAEQSKKNLIEKGIFSKPIVTEILPAKPFYQAEGYHQGYYKKNSTRYNAYFEGSGRKHFIESHWGNEK, translated from the coding sequence ATGGTAAAACCGTTCGATGAGCAACCAGGGATCCAATCTGTTGTATCAGGTTACACAGGTGGAGAGATTGAAAATCCAACCTATGAACAAGTATGTACCAATCTTACCGGTCATTATGAAGCGGTCCAAATTACTTTTGATCCGTCCATCTATCCTTACGCAAAGTTAGTTGAAACATATTGGCAACTTATCGATCCAACAGATCCTGGTGGACAGTTTTTTGATCGTGGTCATTCCTATAAAACAGCCATCTTCTATCATACTGAAGAGCAAAAGCAAATAGCAGAACAATCCAAAAAGAACTTGATAGAGAAGGGCATTTTTTCAAAACCGATTGTAACAGAGATTCTTCCAGCCAAACCGTTTTATCAAGCAGAGGGTTATCACCAAGGGTATTATAAAAAGAATTCAACGCGGTATAACGCTTATTTTGAAGGTTCAGGAAGAAAGCACTTTATTGAATCGCATTGGGGGAATGAGAAGTGA
- a CDS encoding lysophospholipid acyltransferase family protein: MALIRIVYLFFYLCFSLVFSIPTLRKIKKSVTLNEEEKSQSAHKYAKAWAKRVIDNTGSTITVIGEEHLPEGAVLFVSNHEGNFDIPTLMGYIPKPFGFISKVEVKKVPLIRDWMEVLDCVFIDRKDRRQSVKALRQGSQLLNSGRSMVIFPEGTRSKGGQIGEFKAGGTRLAKDANVPIVPIVIKGTADIYENGPKGLKPSQITIEILPPFSKEKVVETDSKVILSEIREAMIQAL; the protein is encoded by the coding sequence ATGGCACTGATTCGTATTGTTTATTTATTTTTTTATTTATGTTTTTCACTCGTTTTTAGTATTCCAACCTTAAGAAAAATAAAAAAATCAGTTACTTTAAACGAGGAAGAAAAAAGTCAGTCTGCTCATAAATACGCTAAGGCATGGGCAAAAAGAGTCATTGATAATACCGGCTCTACTATTACAGTTATAGGAGAAGAACATTTACCCGAAGGGGCCGTTCTTTTCGTCAGTAATCATGAAGGGAATTTTGATATTCCAACCTTGATGGGTTATATTCCTAAGCCATTTGGCTTTATTTCAAAAGTTGAAGTCAAAAAAGTTCCTTTAATTCGCGATTGGATGGAAGTTCTTGACTGTGTCTTTATTGATCGTAAAGATCGAAGGCAATCTGTGAAAGCATTACGTCAAGGCAGCCAACTGTTAAACAGTGGTCGATCGATGGTTATTTTTCCTGAAGGAACACGTAGTAAAGGTGGACAAATTGGCGAATTTAAAGCTGGTGGAACACGTCTAGCAAAAGATGCAAACGTTCCGATTGTCCCAATTGTTATTAAAGGAACAGCCGATATCTATGAAAACGGACCAAAGGGGCTAAAGCCTTCACAAATTACAATTGAAATACTCCCGCCTTTTTCAAAAGAAAAAGTAGTCGAAACAGATAGTAAGGTTATTTTATCGGAAATTCGAGAAGCAATGATACAAGCACTATAA
- a CDS encoding DJ-1/PfpI family protein, whose protein sequence is MKKTAVLLYPQYSEYELSVALSILMQAGKPVITVGGSIQPIRGEAGLTCIPDTTVDEINMEEIDSLLLTGCMDIFALEKEKALLDFIAEVERKATVIGSISSSPYLLAKAGILKGKKYTVGMTEEAREKSGVFEQENYSDELVVQDGKIITGRGRGFIKFGVCFGKALNLNFDDNWYRE, encoded by the coding sequence ATGAAAAAAACAGCCGTTCTATTATACCCTCAGTATAGTGAGTATGAGTTAAGTGTTGCATTGTCCATTTTAATGCAAGCTGGAAAGCCTGTCATTACGGTCGGGGGAAGTATCCAGCCTATCCGAGGAGAAGCAGGCCTAACTTGCATACCCGACACTACTGTTGATGAGATAAACATGGAAGAGATAGATAGCCTTTTATTAACAGGCTGTATGGATATTTTTGCATTAGAAAAGGAAAAAGCTTTACTAGACTTTATAGCTGAGGTTGAAAGGAAAGCAACTGTCATTGGAAGTATCTCAAGTTCACCTTATTTACTTGCAAAGGCTGGGATATTAAAAGGGAAAAAATATACGGTTGGGATGACGGAGGAAGCTAGAGAAAAATCAGGAGTCTTTGAACAAGAAAACTATTCGGATGAACTGGTTGTTCAAGATGGGAAGATAATAACAGGAAGAGGACGGGGGTTTATTAAATTTGGAGTGTGCTTCGGAAAAGCATTAAATCTAAACTTTGATGATAATTGGTATAGAGAATAA
- a CDS encoding alpha/beta hydrolase, whose amino-acid sequence MEEKFLSIDNYRVRCNVWGENILPTIVCLHGLGNTSLSFIEISEALKKEYKIISIDLPGHGKSDKFTTEKEYEMVNMTKWLYTIINKLNVEKCYLLAHSYGADIALHFMKEYGFMVIKTLLIDGGYTTKDDFYKIVDELANKPGWKWPNINNVEKEIQYTTESFHTFEYSNFEAFLHEEAQSNRNWSHNKKRASMDYVKEINGKVKLIVDAEVVSSVIKSMANSPVKQIYRELEDNILLLVATLPKEFTIINDTLLEDVKNNSKIVVKKIEDTTHMLHWDDTETVIEEIKKFFY is encoded by the coding sequence ATGGAAGAAAAATTTTTGTCGATAGATAACTATCGTGTAAGATGCAATGTTTGGGGAGAAAATATTTTGCCAACCATCGTTTGTTTACACGGATTAGGAAATACAAGTTTGAGCTTCATAGAAATAAGTGAAGCTTTAAAAAAAGAATATAAAATAATTTCTATTGATCTTCCTGGACATGGTAAAAGTGATAAGTTTACAACAGAAAAAGAATATGAAATGGTAAATATGACGAAATGGTTGTATACCATCATAAACAAACTGAATGTAGAAAAGTGTTACTTATTAGCACATTCATATGGAGCAGATATCGCCCTTCATTTTATGAAAGAGTATGGGTTTATGGTTATCAAGACATTATTAATTGATGGAGGCTATACAACGAAAGATGATTTTTATAAAATTGTTGATGAATTAGCAAATAAACCTGGATGGAAATGGCCAAACATCAACAATGTGGAGAAGGAAATTCAATATACAACAGAATCCTTTCATACATTTGAATATTCAAATTTTGAAGCCTTTCTCCATGAAGAAGCTCAATCAAATCGAAATTGGTCTCATAATAAAAAAAGAGCATCGATGGATTACGTTAAAGAGATTAATGGGAAAGTGAAGCTTATCGTTGATGCAGAAGTAGTAAGTTCAGTAATAAAGTCTATGGCCAACTCCCCAGTTAAACAAATTTATAGAGAGTTAGAAGATAATATATTGTTATTAGTGGCTACATTACCAAAAGAGTTTACGATCATTAATGATACATTATTGGAAGATGTGAAAAATAACTCTAAAATTGTAGTCAAAAAAATTGAAGATACTACTCATATGTTACATTGGGACGATACTGAAACGGTTATTGAAGAAATTAAAAAGTTTTTTTATTGA
- a CDS encoding DUF4397 domain-containing protein, whose translation MNYSHKYLEKAAFYDLLAHYYKYTDPNKHIHYYQKHLDNMNKALQSPRSEMTQYAHLPAYVRFLHASPDSMNVDVFVNGKKVLKNIAFKEVSDYLTFPTGKYHIDIYPTGDSVTTIISKKIAVEEGKIYTYTILGTSEKLQLLPYEDKPRVHPNETKIRSIHLSPDAPAVDIAVKGGDVVFPNISFKQATDYLPLSPMPVDLEARIAGTNTVALSIPTLTLRPNESYTVLIVGFVDGEPPLESLVIKG comes from the coding sequence TTGAACTACTCACACAAATATTTAGAAAAAGCAGCCTTTTATGATTTGTTAGCTCATTATTATAAATATACAGATCCAAACAAACACATCCATTATTATCAAAAACATTTAGATAATATGAACAAAGCCCTTCAATCACCGCGCTCCGAGATGACACAGTATGCTCATTTACCCGCATATGTTCGTTTCCTTCATGCCTCTCCTGACTCGATGAATGTAGATGTATTTGTAAACGGCAAAAAGGTTCTTAAAAATATAGCTTTTAAAGAAGTTAGTGATTATTTAACTTTCCCTACTGGAAAATATCACATTGATATTTACCCAACTGGCGATTCTGTAACTACTATTATTAGTAAAAAAATAGCTGTCGAAGAAGGTAAAATTTACACTTACACCATCCTTGGAACTAGTGAAAAACTACAGCTATTACCTTATGAGGATAAGCCTAGAGTACATCCAAACGAAACAAAAATTCGTTCCATCCACTTATCACCAGATGCACCTGCCGTAGATATTGCTGTTAAAGGAGGAGATGTCGTATTTCCAAATATTTCGTTTAAACAAGCCACCGACTACTTACCACTTTCCCCAATGCCCGTTGACTTAGAAGCAAGAATAGCAGGAACAAACACCGTTGCTCTTTCAATCCCTACTCTTACTCTAAGGCCAAATGAAAGCTACACCGTTCTTATCGTTGGTTTCGTTGACGGTGAACCACCATTAGAATCACTTGTAATAAAAGGATAG
- the trhA gene encoding PAQR family membrane homeostasis protein TrhA codes for MSTYDQIHWKEEIANAITHGIGFLLSIPALVILIIFAVEKGTAWHVVSFTVFGVSMLLLYLFSTMLHSFKPSPVKRLFAILDHSAIYVLIAGTYTPFVLVSIRGPLGWTIFGIVWGLALTGIVFKCYFIDRYNVISTLFYLLMGWLIIIAIKPIYLSLTGTGFALLLTGGISYSIGAIFYIWDKLPYNHAIWHLFVLAGSGFMYFCVLFYV; via the coding sequence TTGTCAACCTACGATCAAATTCATTGGAAGGAAGAAATCGCCAACGCTATTACCCATGGAATTGGATTTCTTCTAAGCATCCCAGCCTTAGTTATACTCATTATCTTTGCCGTTGAAAAAGGAACGGCATGGCACGTCGTCAGCTTTACAGTGTTTGGCGTTTCGATGCTACTTCTGTACTTATTCTCAACCATGCTTCACAGCTTTAAACCTTCTCCAGTAAAACGACTTTTTGCTATTTTAGATCATTCTGCAATTTACGTTTTAATTGCTGGAACGTATACACCATTTGTATTAGTTAGTATCAGAGGTCCTTTAGGTTGGACGATTTTTGGTATTGTATGGGGATTAGCCTTGACAGGTATTGTTTTCAAATGCTATTTTATCGACCGATATAATGTCATCTCAACGCTTTTCTATTTATTAATGGGTTGGCTCATTATTATTGCCATTAAGCCAATATATTTAAGTTTAACAGGGACAGGTTTTGCCCTATTGTTAACAGGTGGGATTTCATACTCCATCGGGGCTATATTTTACATTTGGGATAAACTCCCATACAATCATGCGATTTGGCATTTATTCGTTCTGGCTGGAAGTGGGTTTATGTATTTTTGTGTATTATTTTATGTATAG
- the rsgA gene encoding ribosome small subunit-dependent GTPase A, whose amino-acid sequence MEKNNQNRMNVKNESNRTVTGRVIKEMKQVYKVLVGDEEINCKLPGKFYYQHLDSNSYPAIGDWVTCEMGSDDFGFITSVHPRTSKFSRMKAGSECKEQIIATNVDTLFIVSSLNEDINVRRLERYLMLAHESGAAPVFLLSKGDLCSSIAKVMADLNTLSKQADIIPLSCQEGWGLEKLEPYLQPEKTVAFVGSSGVGKSTIVNYLMGDNVQKTLEIRDKDGKGKHTTTVRELFYLQNGTAVIDTPGMREIQIWEGKSGLEVGFEDIETLSSRCFFRNCQHVKEHGCAVLEAIENGTLEQQRFQSYRKLQKEQEFNKRKSDLRAQLDEKKVWKQRSKKSRRNRR is encoded by the coding sequence ATGGAAAAAAATAATCAGAATAGAATGAATGTAAAGAATGAATCAAATCGAACTGTAACGGGCCGAGTAATTAAAGAAATGAAACAAGTCTATAAAGTATTAGTTGGAGACGAGGAAATCAATTGTAAACTACCGGGGAAATTTTATTATCAGCATCTAGATTCGAACAGTTACCCAGCAATTGGCGATTGGGTGACATGCGAAATGGGCAGCGATGATTTCGGATTTATTACTTCCGTACATCCACGAACGAGTAAATTCTCGAGAATGAAAGCAGGAAGTGAATGTAAAGAACAAATCATTGCAACAAATGTTGATACACTGTTTATTGTGTCATCCTTAAATGAGGATATAAATGTAAGAAGGCTGGAAAGATATTTGATGCTAGCACATGAAAGTGGGGCAGCCCCTGTTTTCCTTTTATCAAAAGGTGATTTATGTTCATCCATTGCAAAGGTGATGGCTGACCTAAACACACTATCAAAACAAGCCGACATTATTCCCCTTAGCTGTCAAGAGGGCTGGGGGCTGGAAAAACTTGAGCCTTATTTACAACCGGAAAAGACCGTTGCCTTCGTCGGTTCATCTGGAGTAGGTAAATCGACAATCGTCAATTATTTAATGGGTGACAATGTTCAAAAAACTTTGGAGATCAGAGATAAGGATGGGAAAGGAAAACATACAACAACGGTTAGAGAGCTATTTTATTTACAGAATGGAACGGCTGTAATTGATACACCAGGAATGAGAGAGATTCAAATTTGGGAAGGGAAATCTGGTTTAGAGGTAGGGTTTGAAGATATAGAAACGTTATCAAGTCGTTGTTTCTTTCGAAATTGTCAGCATGTTAAAGAGCATGGATGTGCTGTTTTAGAAGCAATTGAAAATGGAACGCTTGAACAACAACGCTTTCAAAGCTATCGAAAACTTCAAAAAGAACAGGAATTCAATAAAAGAAAAAGCGATTTACGTGCACAGCTAGACGAGAAAAAAGTGTGGAAGCAACGAAGTAAAAAGAGTAGACGAAACAGAAGGTAG
- a CDS encoding YjcZ family sporulation protein, with translation MYYGGYDHCCPEYPTYSYPCCGGFNNGFALIVVLFILLIIIGAVCFFPR, from the coding sequence ATGTATTACGGAGGCTATGATCATTGTTGCCCTGAATACCCGACTTATAGTTATCCATGCTGCGGCGGATTTAATAACGGTTTCGCGTTAATTGTGGTGTTATTTATCTTACTTATCATTATTGGGGCAGTGTGCTTCTTCCCTAGATAA
- a CDS encoding helix-turn-helix transcriptional regulator codes for MKIERLIALIMLLLEREVVPTSELTEKLEVSRRTIFRDIDTLNMAGLPIVTTRGSKGGVSLMKTYKVDNKLFTPKDVHSLITSLKSYYQLLENKDIANMLTKLESMTEGNELLKQNDHKEFFSVDLELNQGNRSLKSLLKVIEKAM; via the coding sequence TTGAAAATTGAACGACTAATCGCTTTAATCATGCTTTTGTTAGAAAGAGAAGTAGTTCCCACTAGCGAGCTAACTGAAAAGTTAGAAGTTAGCAGAAGAACCATCTTTAGAGATATAGACACCTTGAATATGGCAGGGTTACCTATTGTGACTACAAGAGGTTCAAAAGGTGGAGTAAGCTTGATGAAGACATATAAAGTTGATAATAAATTATTTACGCCAAAAGATGTACACAGCTTAATCACTAGCTTGAAAAGTTATTATCAATTATTAGAGAACAAAGATATTGCAAATATGTTGACCAAATTGGAAAGTATGACGGAAGGAAATGAGTTATTAAAACAAAATGACCATAAGGAATTTTTTTCTGTAGATTTAGAACTTAATCAAGGAAATCGCTCATTAAAAAGTCTGCTTAAAGTGATTGAAAAAGCAATGTAG